One genomic region from Argentina anserina chromosome 2, drPotAnse1.1, whole genome shotgun sequence encodes:
- the LOC126782769 gene encoding 60S ribosomal protein L32-1-like, translating into MAVPLLKKQIVKKRVKQFKRPQWDRKICVKTNWRRPKGIDSRVRRKFKGVTLMPNIGYGSDKKTRHYLPNKFKKFVVHNVKELEVLMMHNRTYCAEIAHNISTRKRKEIVERAAQLDVVVTNKLARLRSQEDE; encoded by the exons ATGGCCGTGCCTTTGCTGAAGAAGCAGATTGTGAAGAAGCGCGTCAAGCAGTTCAAGAGGCCCCAGTGGGACAGGAAGATATGTGTCAAG ACCAACTGGAGAAGGCCCAAGGGTATTGATTCCCGTGTCAGGCGTAAGTTTAAGGGAGTCACTTTGATGCCCAACATTGGGTATGGCTCTGACAAGAAGACTCGCCACTACCTCCCCAacaaattcaagaaatttGTTGTCCACAATGTCAAGGAGTTGGAAGTTCTTATGATGCACAACAG GACTTACTGTGCCGAGATTGCACACAACATTTCCACCCGGAAGAGAAAGGAGATTGTTGAGCGTGCTGCTCAGTTGGATGTTGTTGTCACCAACAAGCTTGCCAGGTTGCGCAGCCAGGAAGATGAGTAA
- the LOC126782983 gene encoding serine/threonine-protein kinase OXI1-like has protein sequence MNQTETHRGSDDAVAAVPSFNFQRLRVITPLGRGAKGVVFLVQDQETDKLMALKVISRDMIHRKSKDGDGTDEYRRVCFEQQVLRRFDHPLLPKLHGVLDTENLVGYAIDYCSGRDLNSLRKRQTERMFSDDVIRFYAAELVLALEYLHALGVVYRDLKPENVMIQENGHIMLVDFDLSTNLSLPPIKTPQPAPRSNSLPKSASKKLQNKKKHRSLFRSFCNSGISPDDLIVPVETEAETEKSEKSESKTESAKSSGKSNSFVGTEEYVAPEIISATGHGFEVDWWSLGVLLYEMLYGTTPFRGVNRKETFYRILTKSPELTGEATPLRDLIRKLLEKDPRQRIVLEEIKEHEFFKGIGGSWDTVAQLARPPYIPEEVNEGRDGNKKIDVESVVEGIFGENKCGGGDEEEENKKKNVNKRVWEEELNHKPTQPDDTFSVF, from the exons ATGAACCAAACCGAAACTCACCGCGGCAGCGACGACGCTGTTGCAGCGGTGCCGAGCTTTAACTTCCAGCGGCTCCGAGTGATCACGCCGCTTGGCCGCGGCGCCAAGGGCGTAGTGTTTTTAGTGCAAGACCAAGAGACGGACAAGCTCATGGCCTTGAAGGTAATTTCCAGGGACATGATCCACCGCAAAAGTAAAGACGGTGACGGCACCGACGAGTACCGGCGAGTCTGCTTCGAGCAGCAAGTACTACGTCGTTTCGACCACCCGCTCCTCCCAAAGCTGCATGGAGTCCTCGACACTGAGAATCTCGTCGGCTACGCCATCGACTACTGCTCCGGCCGCGATCTCAATTCTCTCCGGAAAAGACAGACGGAGCGCATGTTCTCCGATGACGTCATCAG GTTTTACGCGGCGGAATTGGTTCTGGCATTGGAGTATTTGCACGCCTTGGGAGTTGTTTACCGGGATTTGAAGCCGGAGAACGTTATGATCCAAGAGAACGGCCACATTATGCTCGTGGATTTCGATCTCTCAACCAACCTCTCGCTGCCGCCGATCAAGACTCCTCAACCAGCTCCGAGATCAAATTCGCTACCAAAATCAGCGTCCAAGAAACTccagaacaagaagaagcacAGGTCGCTCTTCCGCAGCTTCTGCAACTCGGGAATCTCGCCGGACGATTTGATCGTACCGGTCGAGACCGAAGCCGAAACCGAGAAGTCGGAGAAATCCGAAAGCAAAACGGAGTCGGCAAAGTCGTCCGGGAAATCGAACTCGTTCGTCGGAACGGAGGAGTACGTGGCGCCGGAGATCATATCCGCCACCGGCCACGGCTTCGAAGTAGACTGGTGGTCCCTGGGAGTGTTGCTCTACGAAATGCTGTACGGTACGACGCCGTTCAGAGGCGTCAACCGGAAGGAGACGTTCTACCGGATACTGACGAAGTCGCCGGAGCTGACGGGGGAAGCGACGCCGTTAAGGGACCTGATCAGGAAGCTTCTGGAGAAGGATCCGAGGCAGAGAATCGTGCTGGAGGAAATCAAGGAGCACGAGTTTTTTAAGGGCATAGGAGGATCGTGGGACACGGTGGCGCAGCTAGCGAGGCCGCCGTATATCCCAGAGGAGGTGAACGAGGGTAGGGATGGGAATAAGAAAATAGACGTGGAGTCGGTGGTGGAGGGAATATTCGGAGAGAATAAATGCGGCGGTGGTGACGAGGAGGAagagaataagaagaagaatgtgAATAAAAGGGTGTGGGAGGAAGAACTGAATCACAAACCCACTCAACCTGATGATACCTTTTCTGTTTTCTAA
- the LOC126784061 gene encoding uncharacterized protein LOC126784061, protein MSGKEQMTIILRFVDSQGLIRERFVMIVSVPNTTSQTLKNEISKVLTMYNLQVKDMRGQGYDGASNMRGIYNGLQALFLEECPYAYFVHCFAHRLQLVLNATAQGVKEIWQFFQTLSLIVNFVDSSAKRHSTLKDVRIEEIGNLVACGELQRGSGANQICTLQRACPTRWSSHFCSIRSLIELFRSIKKTLNDMIDQGNGGQAEAILGALRSFEFVFCLLLMNKVMKVTDFLCQTLQRKSLDFVHAMSFVRLTKSLLQEMREKG, encoded by the coding sequence ATGTCCGGTAAGGAACAAATGACAATCATTTTGAGATTTGTTGATTCTCAAGGCTTGATTCGAGAACGATTTGTTATGATTGTGAGTGTTCCTAATACTACCTCACAAACCCTTAAAAATGAGATCTCAAAAGTGCTTACTATGTACAATCTTCAAGTGAAAGACATGAGAGGTCAAGGATATGATGGTGCTAGTAATATGAGGGGAATTTATAATGGGTTACAAGCATTGTTTCTTGAAGAGTGTCCTTATGCATATTTTGTGCATTGTTTTGCTCACCGTTTGCAGTTGGTATTAAATGCTACAGCTCAAGGGGTTAAAGAAATTTGgcaattctttcaaactttgagcttaattgtgaattttgttGATTCTTCTGCTAAGAGGCATTCAACATTAAAAGATGTGAGAATAGAGGAaattggtaatttggttgcTTGTGGGGAACTTCAAAGAGGCAGTGGTGCTAAccaaatttgtactttgcaACGAGCATGTCCTACTCGGTGGAGCTCACATTTCTGTTCTATCAGGAGTTTAATTGAACTGTTTAGGTCAATAAAGAAAACTCTTAATGATATGATTGATCAAGGAAATGGAGGACAAGCTGAAGCTATTCTTGGAGCTTTGAGATCTTTTGAGTTTGTGTTCTGCTTGCTTCTAATGAACAAAGTAATGAAAGTTACTGATTTTCTTTGTCAGACATTGCAGCGGAAATCTCTAGACTTTGTGCATGCTATGAGTTTTGTTAGACTTACAAAGTCACTTCTTCAAGAAATGAGAGAAAAAGGTTGA